Proteins encoded by one window of Clostridium cagae:
- a CDS encoding D-alanyl-D-alanine carboxypeptidase family protein: MKNNIKRIISFTLIFVLTIILIPIGAVNASMLEDEVKADGMNVEAKSALLIEPTTGKVVYEKNPDEKFAPASVTKIMTMLLTMEAIDNGKIKLDDKVTCSENAKKMGGSTMLLDTGEIRSVEELLKGVAIASGNDAAVALAEYLGGTESDFVGLMNKRAQELGMKNTVFKNCNGLPADGHLSTARDISLMSIELLKHPTILKYTGTYMDSISEGRKSPIELVNHNKLVRFFEGCDGLKTGFTNEAKYCISATATRNGVRMLTVIMGAPTYKIRNRDAGILLNHGFSKYEGKKIVSKDEDVEKVLMDKQTDRFFMAKAKDDLTAILPKGSNGEISNKIVIEELKPEYKMGDIVGKCEVYLGEEKVGEVEIYSDRDIKKGNLFDNIKYNIKNLFEKGV; the protein is encoded by the coding sequence ATGAAAAATAATATAAAAAGAATAATATCTTTTACATTGATTTTTGTTTTAACTATTATATTAATTCCAATAGGAGCTGTAAATGCATCTATGTTAGAGGATGAAGTTAAGGCTGATGGGATGAATGTAGAAGCAAAATCAGCATTGTTAATTGAACCAACAACAGGAAAAGTTGTGTATGAAAAAAATCCGGATGAAAAGTTTGCACCAGCATCTGTAACTAAAATCATGACAATGCTTCTTACAATGGAAGCGATAGATAATGGTAAAATTAAATTAGATGATAAAGTAACTTGTAGTGAAAATGCAAAAAAAATGGGTGGAAGTACAATGTTACTAGATACAGGTGAAATAAGAAGTGTTGAGGAATTATTAAAAGGTGTAGCTATAGCATCTGGAAATGATGCAGCAGTTGCTTTAGCTGAATATTTAGGTGGAACAGAATCAGATTTTGTTGGATTAATGAATAAAAGAGCTCAAGAACTAGGAATGAAAAATACTGTATTCAAAAACTGTAATGGACTTCCAGCAGATGGACATTTATCAACAGCACGTGATATTTCTTTAATGTCTATTGAGCTATTAAAACATCCAACTATATTAAAATACACAGGAACTTATATGGATTCTATTTCAGAAGGAAGAAAATCACCAATTGAACTAGTGAATCATAATAAATTAGTTAGATTTTTTGAAGGTTGTGATGGACTAAAAACAGGATTCACAAATGAAGCAAAATATTGTATTTCTGCAACAGCAACTAGAAATGGAGTAAGAATGCTTACTGTAATTATGGGAGCACCAACTTATAAAATAAGAAATAGAGATGCAGGAATACTATTAAACCATGGCTTTTCAAAATATGAAGGTAAAAAAATAGTATCTAAAGACGAAGATGTCGAAAAAGTCCTTATGGATAAGCAAACAGATAGATTCTTTATGGCAAAAGCAAAAGATGATTTAACAGCAATATTACCTAAAGGAAGCAATGGCGAAATTTCTAATAAAATAGTTATTGAAGAATTGAAACCTGAATATAAAATGGGTGATATAGTAGGAAAATGTGAAGTTTATTTAGGTGAAGAAAAAGTAGGAGAAGTAGAAATATACTCTGATAGAGATATAAAGAAGGGTAATTTATTTGATAATATAAAATATAATATCAAAAACTTATTTGAAAAAGGAGTATAA
- a CDS encoding tyrosine-type recombinase/integrase, whose amino-acid sequence MVDSINNYKEYLFDSGKSENTIYAYVTDVTLYLKFLDKKGIDVYKSDKLTVMAYIQYLLESGKSERSINRIVISLRSFYSYLKSQSLINEVPKIEYKSSKNNRKLPQILTVDEVDKIIRTVEKDCPKGIRDNALLELMYATGMKVSELISLNVDDINLELHFVRCTDSRNFERLIPIGRSACRALNEYLSIRYKIAECGVPNLFVNLNGNKLTRQGIWRIVKEYSKRAHIDKDVNLNTFRHSFAVHLLQNGANVRAVQKLLGNQVLTYMDTYYEIINNDKINFIYMNTHPRA is encoded by the coding sequence ATGGTAGATAGTATAAATAACTATAAAGAATATTTATTTGATAGTGGAAAAAGTGAAAATACTATATATGCTTATGTGACAGATGTGACATTATATCTTAAGTTTTTAGATAAGAAAGGTATAGATGTATATAAGAGCGATAAATTAACAGTTATGGCATATATTCAATATTTGCTGGAGTCAGGAAAATCAGAAAGATCTATAAATAGAATAGTTATAAGTCTTAGGAGTTTTTATTCTTATTTAAAAAGTCAGTCATTAATAAATGAGGTACCAAAGATAGAATATAAAAGTTCTAAAAATAATAGAAAATTACCACAAATTTTAACAGTAGATGAAGTAGATAAAATAATTAGAACAGTAGAAAAAGATTGTCCAAAAGGAATTAGAGATAATGCACTATTAGAGCTTATGTATGCTACTGGAATGAAGGTATCTGAGTTAATATCTTTGAATGTAGATGATATTAATTTGGAATTACATTTTGTAAGATGCACCGATAGTAGAAATTTTGAAAGATTAATACCTATAGGTAGAAGTGCGTGTAGAGCATTAAATGAATACCTTAGCATAAGATATAAAATAGCTGAATGCGGAGTGCCTAACTTATTTGTTAATTTAAATGGAAATAAACTAACAAGACAAGGGATTTGGAGAATAGTAAAAGAATATTCTAAAAGAGCACACATAGACAAAGATGTAAATTTAAATACATTTAGACACTCATTTGCAGTACATTTACTTCAAAATGGTGCAAATGTAAGAGCCGTACAAAAGTTACTTGGAAATCAAGTATTAACATATATGGATACTTATTATGAGATCATTAATAATGATAAAATTAATTTTATATATATGAATACACATCCAAGAGCTTGA
- the spoIIM gene encoding stage II sporulation protein M has product MVNYMVNKLGQTFKDKKVYFFMVLIMFCIGISFGLYVVKYMSESNRNDLLSYFSSFTSSIGDTPINYENLLINVIKKNMLLIIPIFMFGFTFFGMPFILVLDMFKGFTLGYTFSFVLTTFQGKGIGLALVSVIPQNLIYIPCFIALSVIALAMSTQKFKSKFFKRANLNDPFFNSLGNKLIVILGFFVFAAIIETYVSPNFIKFVVTKFY; this is encoded by the coding sequence GTGGTGAATTATATGGTGAATAAGCTTGGTCAAACCTTTAAAGATAAAAAAGTATATTTCTTCATGGTATTAATAATGTTTTGTATCGGAATATCTTTTGGACTTTATGTAGTAAAGTACATGAGCGAATCTAACAGAAATGATTTGTTAAGTTATTTTTCAAGTTTTACATCTTCGATAGGGGACACGCCTATTAATTATGAAAATTTGTTAATTAATGTTATAAAAAAGAATATGTTGTTAATTATACCTATATTCATGTTTGGTTTTACTTTTTTTGGAATGCCGTTCATATTAGTTTTAGATATGTTTAAAGGGTTTACGTTAGGATATACGTTTTCGTTTGTACTAACAACTTTTCAGGGCAAAGGTATTGGATTAGCATTAGTATCTGTAATTCCTCAAAATTTAATTTATATTCCTTGTTTTATAGCATTAAGTGTTATAGCATTAGCTATGTCAACTCAAAAATTTAAAAGTAAGTTTTTTAAAAGAGCAAATTTGAATGATCCATTTTTTAATTCTTTAGGAAATAAGTTGATTGTAATTTTAGGATTCTTTGTATTTGCAGCAATTATAGAAACTTATGTGTCACCTAATTTTATAAAATTTGTGGTTACTAAATTTTATTAG
- a CDS encoding alpha-amylase, with amino-acid sequence MTVEIILIIIVFAIIGGVMYLNLEQDKAKDVEKNEDKVYIEDKKIKNKTMMQYFEWYYPNDGSLWNKVKEHSKKLSKKGITALWLPPAYKGVGGINDVGYGAYDLYDLGEFDQKGTIRTKYGTKEQYLDAINEAHNNNIEVYADTVFNHKAGADESECVKAQLVDSNNRNNIIGEEKEIRSFTVFNFSGRNDKYSSYKWNAKDFDGVDFDDLTKQNGIFKFVGKEWEQDVDDENGNFDFLMCADLDIDSRDVVEELKTWGKWYINECKLDGFRLDAIKHIKFDFFTEWLNDIRSKKGDNVFAVGEYWSGDINKLKYYISKSQNVMSLFDVPLHYKFFEASNLEENFDMRTLTQNTLLDYDEKISVTFVDNHDTEPGQALESWVKPWFKLIAYTFILTRQEGYPCIFYGDYYGIPEKGFEGFKNQLDMILNVRKDYAYGNQCDYFDDKNIIGWTRQGDLVHNNSGVAVLISNGNGGSKKMSMGSKNISTTFIDITGNIQEEILIDNEGNGIFKVNNKSYSIWIKK; translated from the coding sequence ATGACAGTAGAAATTATTTTAATAATAATCGTATTTGCAATAATAGGAGGAGTAATGTATTTAAATTTAGAACAAGACAAAGCTAAGGATGTAGAAAAAAATGAAGATAAAGTTTACATAGAAGATAAAAAAATCAAAAACAAAACTATGATGCAATATTTTGAATGGTATTACCCTAATGATGGTTCTCTTTGGAATAAGGTAAAAGAACATTCTAAGAAATTAAGTAAAAAAGGGATTACTGCATTGTGGCTACCACCTGCTTATAAAGGGGTAGGTGGTATTAATGATGTTGGGTATGGAGCGTATGACTTATATGATCTAGGAGAATTTGATCAAAAAGGAACCATAAGAACTAAATATGGTACTAAAGAACAATATTTGGATGCGATAAATGAAGCACATAATAATAATATAGAAGTATATGCAGATACTGTATTTAATCATAAAGCAGGTGCAGATGAAAGTGAATGTGTAAAGGCGCAACTAGTAGATAGCAATAACAGAAATAATATTATAGGAGAAGAAAAAGAAATAAGGTCATTTACTGTATTTAATTTTTCAGGAAGGAATGACAAGTATTCTTCTTATAAATGGAATGCAAAAGATTTTGATGGAGTAGATTTTGATGATTTAACAAAACAAAATGGAATATTTAAATTTGTAGGGAAAGAATGGGAACAGGATGTAGATGATGAAAATGGAAATTTTGATTTTTTAATGTGTGCAGATTTAGATATAGATAGTAGAGATGTTGTAGAAGAACTTAAAACATGGGGAAAATGGTATATAAATGAATGTAAGCTAGATGGTTTCAGATTAGATGCAATAAAACATATAAAATTTGATTTTTTTACAGAATGGTTAAATGATATTAGAAGTAAAAAAGGTGACAATGTATTTGCAGTGGGTGAATATTGGTCTGGAGATATAAATAAATTAAAATATTACATTAGTAAATCACAAAATGTTATGTCGTTATTTGATGTGCCACTTCATTATAAATTTTTTGAAGCAAGCAATTTAGAAGAAAACTTTGATATGAGAACATTAACTCAAAATACTTTATTAGATTATGATGAAAAAATCTCAGTGACTTTTGTTGATAATCATGACACTGAACCAGGTCAGGCTCTTGAATCTTGGGTTAAGCCATGGTTTAAATTAATAGCATACACATTTATATTAACAAGGCAAGAAGGATATCCATGTATATTTTATGGAGATTATTATGGAATTCCTGAAAAGGGATTTGAGGGGTTTAAGAATCAGTTGGACATGATTTTAAATGTAAGAAAAGACTATGCTTACGGTAATCAATGTGATTATTTTGATGATAAAAATATAATTGGGTGGACTAGACAAGGTGATTTAGTGCACAACAATTCAGGTGTTGCAGTATTAATAAGCAATGGTAATGGTGGTAGTAAAAAGATGTCTATGGGGAGTAAAAATATAAGTACTACTTTTATAGATATAACAGGAAATATACAAGAAGAAATACTTATAGATAATGAAGGTAATGGAATTTTTAAAGTAAATAATAAATCATATTCAATATGGATTAAAAAATAA
- a CDS encoding FAD-dependent oxidoreductase has protein sequence MIEIITPSDKNYAESRKEWNRAIEKYPKAIAYCKTYDDIKKALYIAKKNNLNIRLRSGGHNYQGFSIANNAFVIDISNLNKIEINYKLNTVTVEGGANNNQLYNFISSKGYPFPGGTCPTVGLTGFTSGGGIGFSTRYLGLGCDSLIELKLINYRGCLITANKNVNSDLFWACKGAGGGNFGIIVSMTYKLPAKIDKITFFELYYPNSEKSSQIEFLDVWQNWIQTVTKKITMTGGLYNSSSEGFYIYSRGFFYGNPDDLKTILSPFSKIKGYTLNYNYTSFLQGVNSVASSYPQYEYFKSGGRFVQNNYSYNQLNELVNIVNESRPNGSLLTAVNFYGLGGKVKEISKYDTAFYYRDSNYILLVQSVFENNLYKHENFSWVNEKYNYLYSITNGSYVNFPFSPLADYLYDYFGNNVQKLKYVKQKYDPFNVFNFEQGIK, from the coding sequence ATGATTGAAATTATTACACCTAGTGATAAAAATTATGCCGAGAGTCGAAAAGAATGGAATAGAGCGATTGAAAAATATCCTAAAGCTATAGCATATTGTAAAACTTATGATGATATAAAAAAAGCTTTATATATTGCTAAAAAAAATAATTTAAATATTAGGTTACGTTCAGGTGGACACAATTATCAAGGTTTTTCTATTGCAAATAATGCTTTTGTTATTGATATTAGCAATTTAAATAAAATTGAAATAAATTATAAATTAAATACCGTTACAGTTGAAGGTGGTGCTAATAATAATCAACTCTATAACTTTATTTCATCAAAAGGATATCCATTCCCCGGTGGTACCTGTCCTACAGTTGGTCTTACTGGTTTTACCTCAGGTGGCGGAATAGGCTTTTCTACTAGATATTTAGGGCTTGGTTGTGATAGCTTAATAGAATTAAAATTAATAAATTATAGAGGATGCTTAATTACAGCTAATAAAAATGTTAATTCAGATTTATTTTGGGCATGCAAAGGAGCCGGTGGTGGAAACTTTGGAATAATAGTTTCTATGACCTATAAACTGCCTGCTAAAATAGATAAAATAACTTTCTTTGAGCTTTACTATCCTAATTCTGAAAAAAGTTCTCAAATTGAATTTCTAGATGTTTGGCAAAATTGGATTCAAACTGTTACAAAAAAAATAACTATGACTGGTGGATTGTATAATAGTTCTTCTGAAGGTTTTTATATTTATTCTCGTGGTTTCTTTTATGGTAATCCAGATGACTTAAAAACTATTCTGAGTCCATTTAGTAAAATAAAAGGGTATACTCTTAATTATAATTACACATCATTTTTACAAGGAGTAAACTCTGTTGCATCATCTTATCCGCAATATGAATATTTTAAATCTGGTGGTAGGTTTGTGCAAAACAATTATTCATATAATCAATTAAATGAACTTGTTAATATAGTTAATGAATCTAGACCTAATGGTTCATTATTAACTGCAGTAAACTTTTATGGGCTTGGTGGAAAAGTTAAAGAAATAAGTAAATATGATACAGCTTTTTATTATAGAGATAGTAACTATATATTATTAGTTCAATCAGTTTTTGAAAACAATCTATATAAGCACGAAAATTTTTCATGGGTAAATGAAAAATATAATTATCTTTATAGTATAACTAATGGTTCGTATGTAAACTTTCCTTTTTCTCCATTAGCTGACTATCTTTATGATTATTTCGGTAATAATGTACAAAAACTTAAATATGTAAAACAAAAATATGATCCTTTTAATGTTTTTAATTTTGAACAAGGAATTAAATAA
- the spo0A gene encoding sporulation transcription factor Spo0A, with translation MEDKKISVLIADDNKEFCSILNDYLLNQRNIIVTGIAKDGREALDLVVEKKPDLLILDIIMPHLDGLGVLERLNTMNLEKMPKIIILSAVGQDKITQQAITLGADYYTVKPFDMEVFTKRIREMFNSETDNQSIRRTSSQPMISYTSECQDNKGSLDLETEITNIIHEIGVPAHIKGYMYLREAITMVVNDIELLSAVTKELYPSIAKKYNTTASRVERAIRHAIEVAWGRGQIEAINKLFGYTIHNDKGKPTNSEFIAIIADKLRLKNKVS, from the coding sequence ATGGAAGATAAAAAAATATCTGTACTTATTGCTGATGATAATAAGGAATTTTGCAGTATTTTAAACGATTATTTATTAAATCAAAGAAATATAATAGTAACAGGAATAGCAAAAGATGGTAGGGAAGCTTTAGATTTAGTGGTTGAAAAGAAACCAGATTTATTAATTCTAGATATAATAATGCCACATTTAGACGGTTTAGGTGTTTTAGAAAGATTAAATACTATGAATTTAGAAAAAATGCCTAAGATTATAATCTTATCTGCAGTAGGTCAAGATAAAATTACACAACAGGCAATAACATTAGGAGCAGACTATTATACTGTTAAGCCATTTGATATGGAAGTATTTACAAAGAGAATAAGAGAAATGTTCAATAGTGAAACAGACAACCAAAGTATAAGAAGAACATCATCACAACCTATGATTTCTTATACTAGTGAATGTCAAGATAATAAAGGAAGTTTAGATTTAGAAACAGAAATAACAAATATTATACATGAAATTGGTGTACCGGCTCATATAAAGGGATATATGTATTTAAGGGAAGCAATAACTATGGTTGTTAATGATATAGAATTATTATCAGCTGTAACAAAGGAATTATATCCATCAATAGCTAAGAAGTATAACACAACAGCTTCAAGAGTGGAAAGAGCAATAAGACATGCTATAGAAGTTGCTTGGGGCAGAGGCCAAATAGAAGCTATAAACAAGCTATTTGGATATACTATACACAATGATAAGGGCAAGCCTACTAATAGCGAATTTATAGCAATTATTGCAGATAAGCTAAGACTTAAAAATAAAGTTAGCTAA